One genomic window of Prochlorococcus marinus str. NATL2A includes the following:
- the sppA gene encoding signal peptide peptidase SppA, which produces MIWPLRRKSKKRMARICIEGPINSETRKIVLKALKQIEEREFPALLLRIDSPGGTVGDSQEIHSALLRLREKGCHVVASFGNISASGGVYIGVGAEKIVANPGTITGSIGVILRGNNLSKLLEKVGIKFETVKSGIYKDILSPDRPLSTEERALLQSLIDSSYEQFVLAVSKGRNLTPEVVKSFADGRVFTGEQAKEFGLVDEIGDENDAKLLAIKIANLDEKTKPITFGKTKKKLLGFLPGGKIIHNLVNALNLELEGNGQILWLFKP; this is translated from the coding sequence ATGATTTGGCCCTTGAGACGAAAATCCAAAAAGAGGATGGCACGAATCTGTATTGAAGGTCCTATCAATTCAGAAACTCGAAAAATTGTTCTAAAAGCATTAAAGCAAATTGAGGAAAGAGAGTTTCCAGCCCTATTACTTCGCATTGATAGCCCTGGGGGAACAGTTGGTGATAGCCAAGAAATCCATAGTGCTCTCTTGAGGCTAAGAGAGAAAGGTTGTCACGTTGTAGCTAGTTTTGGCAATATCTCAGCTTCAGGTGGAGTCTATATAGGTGTAGGTGCTGAAAAAATTGTTGCAAACCCAGGAACAATAACAGGATCTATTGGTGTGATTTTAAGAGGAAACAACCTATCTAAGTTATTAGAAAAGGTTGGTATTAAATTCGAGACTGTAAAAAGTGGAATCTATAAAGACATTCTTTCCCCTGATCGCCCTTTATCAACAGAAGAGAGAGCTCTTCTACAATCATTAATTGATAGCAGTTACGAACAATTTGTTTTAGCAGTTTCAAAAGGAAGAAATTTAACCCCAGAAGTGGTTAAGAGCTTTGCCGATGGAAGAGTTTTTACTGGAGAGCAAGCTAAAGAATTTGGGCTGGTAGATGAAATAGGTGATGAGAATGATGCAAAACTACTTGCTATAAAAATTGCAAACCTAGATGAAAAAACAAAACCCATAACATTTGGTAAAACCAAAAAGAAATTATTAGGGTTTTTACCTGGAGGGAAAATAATCCACAATCTTGTAAATGCATTAAACCTTGAGTTGGAGGGGAATGGTCAGATCCTTTGGCTCTTTAAGCCATGA
- the aroH gene encoding chorismate mutase produces the protein MNCQNELTYLCALRGATTCENNSVESITSAVEELLVELVSRNNLIPDQIISITFSVTSDLDACFPASIARKNTGWEKIALLDCQQMFVKDDLPKCIRLLAYVSLPNEQIPKNPYLGKAKNLRPDR, from the coding sequence ATGAATTGTCAAAATGAATTGACTTATCTGTGTGCATTGAGGGGGGCAACGACTTGTGAAAACAATTCTGTTGAGTCAATCACTTCTGCGGTAGAGGAATTGTTAGTTGAATTAGTTTCTAGAAATAATTTGATCCCAGATCAAATTATTTCTATTACTTTCTCCGTAACATCAGACTTAGATGCTTGTTTCCCCGCTTCTATTGCTAGAAAAAACACTGGCTGGGAAAAAATCGCACTTTTAGACTGCCAGCAAATGTTTGTTAAAGACGACTTACCAAAATGTATTCGTCTACTTGCTTATGTTTCTTTACCAAACGAGCAAATACCTAAAAATCCTTATCTTGGGAAAGCAAAAAATTTGCGTCCAGACAGATAA
- a CDS encoding DUF2808 domain-containing protein yields the protein MFKKKLLSAIKKSFFIGFSAFLFGTGSSILAPRTSASPGFFEYQWDPEPGYKRLKYYQSSSERNERSTYYFFLRGKDRKEDIKKLTIAIPDYFKATIKTKKLNLCKVKVGGYTERTRCLENIPSLIEVNDKQTIIDIFPEKPIPFNKDNYAVVMKIFNPRKRGMFQFRALSQNADEIPISTYLGTWNIDVQ from the coding sequence ATGTTCAAGAAAAAATTATTATCAGCTATCAAGAAAAGTTTTTTTATTGGATTTTCAGCTTTTTTATTTGGAACAGGGTCTTCTATTTTAGCTCCACGAACTTCGGCATCCCCAGGTTTCTTTGAATACCAATGGGATCCAGAACCTGGATATAAAAGACTTAAATATTATCAATCATCCTCTGAAAGGAATGAAAGATCTACTTATTACTTTTTCCTTAGAGGGAAAGATAGAAAAGAAGATATTAAAAAATTAACGATTGCAATTCCTGATTATTTCAAAGCAACAATCAAGACAAAAAAATTAAATCTCTGCAAAGTAAAGGTCGGTGGATATACAGAAAGGACTCGTTGTTTAGAAAACATTCCTTCTCTGATTGAAGTTAATGATAAACAAACTATTATTGATATCTTTCCAGAAAAACCGATTCCTTTTAATAAGGATAATTACGCCGTAGTAATGAAAATTTTCAATCCCAGAAAAAGAGGTATGTTTCAATTCCGAGCGCTATCACAAAACGCAGATGAAATTCCAATCTCAACATATTTAGGGACTTGGAACATAGACGTACAGTGA
- the rpmH gene encoding 50S ribosomal protein L34 encodes MTKRTFGGTSRKRKRVSGFRVRMRSHTGRRVVRTRRKRGRSRLTV; translated from the coding sequence ATGACTAAAAGGACCTTTGGAGGAACCAGTAGAAAAAGGAAAAGAGTTTCTGGTTTCAGAGTGAGAATGAGATCTCATACTGGAAGGAGAGTTGTAAGAACACGTAGAAAACGTGGAAGATCGCGCTTAACTGTCTAA
- the rnpA gene encoding ribonuclease P protein component, whose translation MVLPKHMRLKGHRCFDFIYKEGSRFYSSSMVLRVTDANKKPQVKGKQSKTRHSIKCAISISNKVSKKSVTRNKLRRLFHHHLSLRLSNMACDNEIWAFISLKPSCMKNPDSTLLKECDKLLTKAGITK comes from the coding sequence ATGGTTTTGCCAAAACATATGAGACTCAAAGGTCATAGATGTTTTGACTTCATCTATAAAGAGGGTTCAAGGTTCTACAGCTCCTCAATGGTTCTTAGAGTTACAGACGCAAATAAAAAGCCTCAAGTCAAAGGGAAACAATCAAAAACAAGGCATTCTATAAAATGTGCCATATCCATAAGCAATAAAGTAAGCAAAAAATCAGTTACAAGAAATAAGCTTCGACGGTTATTCCACCATCATTTGTCATTAAGACTTTCTAATATGGCCTGTGATAATGAGATTTGGGCTTTTATTTCTTTAAAGCCTTCTTGCATGAAAAATCCCGACAGCACTTTGCTTAAGGAGTGTGACAAACTACTCACTAAGGCTGGAATAACAAAATGA
- a CDS encoding PH domain-containing protein, whose protein sequence is MTISPNEDIFYEGGPASSDLIINLIAGITLIGLPFTFGALVRALWVRYKITTRRISVTGGWLGRDKTQVVYSQISEIRAIPRGLGSYGDMVLVLKDGARLEMRSLPNFRETESYILEKIEKSPANKPDNEVQGFSN, encoded by the coding sequence ATGACAATTAGTCCCAACGAAGACATTTTTTACGAAGGTGGTCCTGCCAGCAGCGACCTAATAATAAATTTAATTGCTGGGATAACACTTATTGGTCTTCCTTTTACTTTTGGAGCCTTAGTTAGAGCCCTTTGGGTTAGATACAAAATAACGACTCGTAGAATATCCGTTACTGGTGGATGGCTAGGTAGGGATAAAACTCAAGTTGTTTACAGTCAAATCTCTGAGATCAGAGCCATTCCAAGAGGTCTAGGATCTTATGGTGATATGGTTCTAGTCCTCAAAGATGGGGCTCGCCTTGAGATGAGATCGCTTCCAAATTTTAGGGAAACAGAATCCTACATCCTTGAAAAAATAGAAAAATCACCCGCTAATAAGCCTGATAATGAGGTTCAAGGCTTTTCAAACTAA